A window from Bufo bufo chromosome 1, aBufBuf1.1, whole genome shotgun sequence encodes these proteins:
- the LOC120979571 gene encoding protein ZBED8-like, whose product MICNAKLSNSSLAPAKLREHFLKLHGDGKYKNTTLAEFKVRRARFDEKASLPVLGFVPINKPILIASYEVAYLIAKQGKPHTIGETLIKPANIMLGKAAEVKLSQIPLSNDTISDRIEDMSKDILAQIVADLISSPAKFSLQLDETTDVSNLSQLAVFVRYVKDDVIKEEFLFCKPLTTTTKAADVKKLVDDFFKDNNLSWDMVSAVCSDGAPAMLGRKSGFGALVKADAPHIIVTHCILHRHALATKTLPPKLAEVLKIVVECVNYVQNSALRHRIFRELCKEMGSEFEVLLYHSNVRWLSRGQVLNRVFAVRVELALFLQEHQHCHADCFKDSEFILILAYMTDIFAALNHLNQQMQGGGVNIIEAEENQKAFQKKLPLWKIRIENDNFANFPLLDDCVSKIEDVSGIRDISVPTELKQAIATHLDELATSLDGYFPTRESYPAWVRQPFTFSVETTDVNDEYLDEIIELQKSQVQQQLFRTTTLSTFWCQQMVTYPVIAKKALEFFIPFVTTCLCEQSFSRMLDIKTKKRNRLCCENDMRVALAKVKPRISDLVSERQQQKSH is encoded by the coding sequence ATGATTTGCAATGCCAAGTTGAGCAATTCTAGTCTAGCACCGGCAAAACTAAGAGAACACTTCCTTAAGCTGCATGGAGATGGAAAATACAAGAACACAACGCTCGCTGAATTCAAGGTGAGGAGAGCCAGATTCGATGAAAAGGCTAGTCTGCCTGTTCTCGGCTTTGTACCCATCAACAAACCGATCCTCATAGCATCGTACGAAGTTGCTTACCTGATCGCAAAGCAGGGCAAACCCCACACCATTGGTGAAACACTCATAAAACCAGCGAATATCATGCTGGGAAAAGCGGCTGAAGTTAAGTTATCCCAAATTCCTCTTTCAAATGACACCATCAGCGACAGAATAGAGGACATGAGCAAAGACATCTTGGCTCAAATAGTTGCAGATCTGATTTCAAGCCCGGCAAAATTCAGCCTTCAACTCGACGAGACCACAGACGTCTCCAATCTAAGCCAGCTTGCAGTATTCGTGCGCTATGTGAAAGACGACGTGATAAAGGaagagtttttattttgtaagcCTCTTACAACAACAACTAAGGCAGCCGATGTGAAGAAACTTGTGGATGACTTCTTCAAAGACAACAATCTTTCGTGGGATATGGTTTCTGCAGTTTGTTCGGATGGAGCTCCAGCCATGCTGGGAAGAAAGTCTGGTTTTGGTGCGCTAGTGAAAGCCGATGCACCACACATCATTGTTACGCATTGTATTCTGCATAGGCATGCATTGGCAACAAAAACCTTGCCTCCAAAACTTGCAGAAGTATTAAAAATTGTAGTGGAATGTGTGAACTATGTGCAAAATAGTGCTCTGAGGCACCGCATCTTCAGGGAGCTGTGTAAAGAAATGGGATCTGAATTTGAGGTACTTCTGTACCATTCCAACGTTCGGTGGTTATCCCGGGGACAGGTGTTGAATCGTGTTTTTGCCGTGCGTGTGGAATTAGCCCTGTTTTTGCAAGAGCACCAACATTGTCATGCAGATTGCTTCAAAGATTCTGAGTTCATTCTCATTTTAGCGTACATGACTGATATCTTTGCAGCTCTAAATCATCTCAATcaacagatgcagggtggtggAGTCAACATCATCGAAGCGGAAGAAAACCAGAAGGCTTTTCAAAAAAAGCTACCGTTATGGAAAATACGAATTGAGAACGATAACTTCGCAAACTTTCCCCTGCTAGACGACTGTGTAAGTAAGATCGAAGATGTATCTGGAATCAGAGACATTTCTGTACCCACGGAACTGAAGCAAGCAATTGCCACGCACTTAGATGAGCTTGCAACGTCTCTTGATGGATACTTCCCTACAAGAGAGTCATATCCAGCATGGGTGAGACAGCCGTTCACATTTAGTGTTGAGACAACAGATGTCAATGATGAATACCTTGATGAAATCATTGAACTTCAGAAGAGCCAGGTTCAACAGCAACTCTTCAGAACAACAACTCTCTCAACGTTTTGGTGTCAACAAATGGTAACGTACCCTGTTATTGCTAAGAAAGCTCTGGAGTTTTTCATACCGTTTGTTACAACATGTCTTTGCGAGCAATCCTTTTCAAGGATGCTGGACATAAAAACGAAGAAAAGGAACAGACTTTGTTGTGAAAATGACATGAGAGTGGCACTTGCCAAGGTAAAGCCGCGCATTTCTGACCTGGTCTCTGAAAGACAACAGCAGAAGTCACACTGA